One window from the genome of Leucobacter aridicollis encodes:
- a CDS encoding Calx-beta domain-containing protein has protein sequence MKRRARGLRLLAGISAFAMVGGVAVLGASPALADDGGTQSDFVQFADDQLLACVNEKLGGGRTPSEPVSYEELNTIFGLSCSSKFAVTSLGGIEHAQKITNMFFAGGAHDFSAAGSLAAAAAMPKLNNLTLTDAHVTNASLADVGDITGLTTLSLTGNPELSDLAPLGALAKLNKLDVSRNVTLADLSPLRGLTTLRDFTASQNPLLVDLSPLRELTSLTSVSVYKTAVETLEPLSDLVKITNISAGYTNITTLEPISKLTQMRNLSFDYAKLQSLDGIEGMASLRTLEVNYNSDIGDDLGALGNKPELTRLHMNAIGATSLEPLFGLTGLTSLQALGNAISSLEGFQEAPEAAATGAFAVTAQQVTGEAKYVPRGAKMFRHDATGQLAKRDGSFPAPGGNLAPIPDPELPLMQIEVIKAWPDLEYTFAEESKKNDRFTGTVAMPIVWSSITSEDSATVPLGEAWYRDVTFTDGFPMAEMTLSGDVPAWLTVDGVTLTGTPDVSGDWTFEIRVADALGNAMTQRFDITVPQPNTSFFEISEDQDVVADGDVEVEFRVTRTDAAENPYTGEASVRVRTVDGTAKAGSHYEALDTTVSWAPGETATEKSVRVRVLGGEAGTDEAALSVELSDPTPANVTELGGGFTTDLTISYPQPEPSEFSISKPQLVRAAAKQPGHVPGDGEQDVTFTVTRTDSMHHPWTGDAKVAVKIYDPMATDGDDYSATVPLTWKRGDAAAKEFTITVTPGSAGDSNRVLALRVVAADPPEPYAKPAPRAVSGLTITYPQPDATSFTIGADQRGRAGTDFSFEVSRNDAAVNPWTGEASVLVATKDGSALAGTHYAAYSERLTWATGDAAPKTVTIESFAVPAGDPERIFEVELLQPEPSAFNVVADRSSATVTLESAVPNTTVVAFGGDARVASGDALTFTLSRTDAELDPWTGEASVRVRSVDGTAVAGEHFEAVDEVVTWSAGDATNKVVTISTTKMTSDVRERSLTLTLSEPTAHAVIGDRGSAVGTVTYEKETEPGVDGGPNPKPGPGDGSTETPDQKPGDPLVHSGASPLTLGLSAGAAMLALLAGGALLLMRMRRTQ, from the coding sequence ATGAAACGTCGAGCGAGGGGTCTGAGACTGCTCGCAGGTATTTCGGCGTTCGCTATGGTTGGCGGCGTCGCAGTTCTGGGCGCATCGCCCGCGCTCGCCGACGACGGGGGTACCCAAAGTGACTTCGTGCAGTTTGCGGACGACCAACTGCTCGCCTGTGTCAACGAGAAACTCGGAGGCGGTCGAACTCCGAGTGAGCCCGTCAGCTATGAGGAGCTCAACACGATCTTTGGGCTTTCATGTAGCAGCAAGTTTGCGGTGACATCACTTGGCGGCATTGAGCACGCCCAGAAGATCACCAATATGTTCTTTGCTGGCGGAGCGCACGACTTCTCTGCGGCTGGCTCGCTCGCGGCTGCGGCAGCGATGCCGAAACTAAACAACCTGACACTTACAGACGCGCATGTCACGAACGCCTCACTCGCCGACGTTGGGGACATCACGGGACTCACGACGTTGAGCCTCACCGGGAACCCAGAGCTCTCTGATCTCGCACCGCTTGGCGCGCTTGCCAAACTGAACAAACTCGACGTCTCACGAAACGTAACGCTCGCTGACCTGTCACCGCTTCGCGGTCTCACGACACTGCGCGACTTCACGGCGTCGCAGAACCCGCTGCTCGTCGATCTCTCACCCCTTCGCGAGCTCACGTCACTGACGTCAGTCAGCGTCTACAAAACTGCCGTCGAGACGCTTGAGCCGCTGTCAGACCTGGTGAAGATCACGAACATCAGTGCCGGGTATACGAATATCACGACGCTTGAGCCCATCTCGAAACTTACTCAGATGCGCAACCTGAGCTTCGACTACGCAAAGCTGCAGAGTCTCGACGGAATCGAAGGGATGGCAAGCCTGCGCACCCTTGAGGTGAACTACAACTCCGATATTGGTGACGACCTCGGTGCATTGGGAAACAAACCCGAGCTCACGCGGCTTCACATGAATGCGATCGGTGCGACGTCACTTGAACCGCTCTTCGGCCTCACCGGCCTCACAAGTCTGCAGGCTCTGGGCAATGCGATCTCGTCGCTCGAAGGATTCCAAGAGGCTCCCGAGGCGGCCGCGACGGGAGCGTTCGCGGTGACCGCGCAGCAGGTCACGGGCGAAGCGAAGTATGTGCCGAGGGGCGCAAAGATGTTCCGTCACGATGCAACCGGACAGCTTGCGAAGCGCGATGGCTCATTCCCTGCCCCCGGGGGTAACCTCGCGCCGATCCCTGACCCTGAACTACCGCTCATGCAGATCGAGGTGATCAAGGCCTGGCCCGACCTCGAGTACACGTTCGCTGAGGAAAGCAAGAAGAATGATCGCTTCACCGGTACGGTTGCGATGCCGATTGTGTGGAGCTCGATCACGAGCGAGGACAGTGCGACGGTTCCGCTCGGCGAGGCGTGGTATCGCGACGTAACGTTTACTGATGGCTTCCCAATGGCCGAGATGACGCTTTCCGGCGACGTTCCCGCGTGGCTGACCGTAGATGGCGTCACGCTGACTGGAACGCCCGACGTGTCGGGAGATTGGACCTTCGAAATTCGGGTCGCGGACGCGCTTGGAAACGCCATGACGCAGCGGTTTGACATCACCGTGCCGCAACCGAACACGAGTTTCTTTGAGATCAGCGAGGACCAAGACGTTGTCGCTGATGGCGACGTCGAAGTTGAGTTCAGAGTCACGCGCACCGACGCAGCAGAAAACCCGTACACGGGTGAAGCAAGTGTCCGCGTTCGGACCGTGGACGGAACCGCGAAGGCGGGCTCACATTATGAGGCACTCGATACGACGGTCTCCTGGGCGCCGGGTGAAACTGCGACGGAGAAATCCGTGCGCGTGAGAGTTCTCGGCGGTGAGGCTGGAACCGACGAGGCCGCGCTCTCAGTCGAACTCTCTGATCCCACACCCGCAAACGTGACTGAACTGGGCGGGGGCTTCACCACTGATCTGACGATCAGCTATCCGCAGCCTGAGCCCTCAGAGTTCTCTATCAGCAAGCCACAGCTTGTTCGGGCGGCAGCCAAGCAGCCCGGGCACGTTCCGGGCGACGGCGAGCAGGACGTCACCTTCACAGTTACCAGGACCGACAGCATGCACCACCCATGGACGGGCGACGCCAAGGTTGCGGTGAAGATCTACGACCCGATGGCGACGGATGGCGACGACTACTCGGCGACTGTGCCCCTCACGTGGAAACGGGGTGACGCTGCGGCAAAGGAGTTCACAATTACGGTGACTCCTGGCAGCGCTGGCGACTCGAACCGCGTCCTGGCACTTCGGGTGGTAGCCGCGGACCCGCCTGAGCCATATGCGAAGCCTGCCCCACGCGCTGTGAGCGGCTTGACGATCACCTATCCCCAGCCAGACGCGACGTCCTTTACAATCGGCGCGGATCAGCGTGGGCGCGCAGGCACTGACTTCTCGTTCGAGGTCAGCCGGAACGACGCCGCGGTGAACCCATGGACAGGGGAGGCGAGCGTGCTTGTTGCGACGAAGGATGGCTCGGCGCTCGCGGGGACCCACTACGCTGCTTACTCAGAACGGCTCACCTGGGCCACTGGCGATGCGGCACCGAAAACTGTGACGATCGAGTCATTCGCGGTGCCGGCGGGCGACCCAGAGCGAATCTTCGAGGTTGAGCTCTTGCAGCCAGAGCCGAGCGCATTCAACGTGGTCGCCGATCGGAGTTCGGCCACGGTCACGCTCGAATCGGCGGTTCCGAATACTACGGTGGTTGCGTTTGGAGGCGACGCCCGCGTCGCCTCGGGTGATGCGCTCACCTTTACGCTGTCGCGCACCGACGCGGAGTTGGACCCGTGGACGGGCGAAGCGAGCGTTCGGGTTAGGTCCGTTGATGGTACGGCGGTTGCTGGCGAACACTTTGAGGCGGTCGATGAGGTGGTGACGTGGTCTGCGGGAGATGCCACGAACAAGGTAGTCACCATCTCGACGACAAAGATGACATCTGATGTCCGGGAACGATCGTTGACCCTCACACTTTCAGAGCCGACTGCGCACGCAGTAATTGGTGATCGAGGATCAGCAGTCGGAACTGTGACCTACGAAAAGGAGACCGAGCCCGGTGTTGACGGTGGTCCCAACCCCAAGCCAGGCCCCGGCGACGGTTCCACTGAGACCCCGGACCAGAAGCCCGGCGACCCACTCGTTCACTCAGGTGCGAGCCCACTGACCTTGGGATTGAGCGCTGGCGCGGCCATGCTCGCCCTCCTCGCGGGCGGTGCGCTATTGCTGATGCGCATGCGGCGCACTCAGTAG
- a CDS encoding helix-turn-helix transcriptional regulator, whose translation MHHKTVFHSEQLEIASELLNRGELVIISAPTGSGRTHFLAGLQSRIASQQSFIVSTTLPHAAEQLRAVPPSATILIDALEHADADFLEAWGERVQSAESSAAVIDPTGFDSSFRGLLSGSAKLFDTVDTVMDGATSIGLPRLADDALARLLHEHSTDVLDSGMLHAITRLADGRPKWALALLELAKVGGVAAFPRPEILTSQPTGLAASALRSVARTVRDLPPESVTAAVLLSRFDPLDLKGIEDLVGSHHTELLLRQGILASVGTRSLYYVPPFVASAIRDLAPTDALTVFEDTAQERLLAKYSLGFPLSVSDAVFCSRPFTAARPQVAEKYSSLRSSLIEKTIVELIDFGEEQLARSLLLRSTDTQVLLSPTLRAAVIGALVGPEAGLSHIGPPPEHDSNAFVGWLGVHSRLSELALTPSAPEDIFPADRAEHDLERVVWLFNRSAMLTSEQVAFLEQCGRSHADTTTGMLADTLVNLDAATKGELSPGSWIERAGPVPRTSSQTLTELPHTSGMVLLSQALTCFVLGKGPVFAPEFVDIARRSPLYEFHARWLRHYEASATALACGDLIRAHREWGLLIGTAPHLIPLRVEAQLNSIHSGLGHAASPVAALDTPDVAANDSEAQLRLFMYFAGKHATLAQHHSIPLAGDRTAPLMSLMRAHLTAAAAENPRELARIAEVLRQRRAWAPALYALGQAREIFLSRRSGVAATECAEQIDELEREIAHTVPSYLRRSTLTSDYLHLTAREREVAALAAEGLANKAIAARLHCSIRTVESHIAQARAKLGAASRKDLANYRSLFEA comes from the coding sequence ATGCACCATAAGACCGTGTTCCACTCGGAACAGCTCGAGATTGCCTCCGAGCTGTTGAACCGCGGTGAGCTCGTTATCATCTCGGCTCCAACAGGCAGCGGGCGAACTCATTTCCTTGCCGGCCTCCAATCCCGCATCGCCTCGCAGCAGTCCTTCATCGTAAGCACGACACTCCCCCACGCTGCCGAGCAGCTACGCGCAGTCCCTCCGTCGGCGACGATCCTCATCGATGCACTCGAACACGCGGACGCAGACTTCCTCGAAGCGTGGGGCGAGCGCGTCCAATCCGCAGAGTCCAGCGCCGCGGTGATCGACCCTACTGGTTTTGACAGCTCGTTCCGTGGTCTGCTCTCTGGGTCAGCCAAGCTCTTCGACACTGTCGATACGGTGATGGACGGCGCAACGAGCATTGGTCTCCCCCGTCTTGCCGATGACGCACTCGCCAGACTGCTTCACGAACACAGCACCGACGTACTCGATTCCGGCATGCTGCACGCAATTACGCGGCTTGCAGACGGCCGCCCGAAGTGGGCGCTCGCCTTGCTCGAGCTCGCAAAGGTCGGCGGAGTCGCTGCGTTTCCTCGGCCCGAGATCCTGACCTCCCAACCCACCGGTCTAGCAGCTTCTGCGCTCAGGAGCGTCGCACGAACAGTGAGAGATCTCCCGCCCGAGTCCGTCACGGCCGCGGTCCTACTGTCGCGGTTTGACCCACTGGATCTGAAGGGTATCGAGGATCTGGTCGGTAGTCACCACACCGAGCTCTTGCTTCGGCAAGGCATTCTCGCGTCAGTCGGCACGCGTTCGCTCTATTACGTGCCACCGTTCGTAGCATCCGCGATTCGCGACCTAGCACCGACAGATGCCCTCACCGTCTTCGAAGACACGGCGCAAGAACGGCTGCTTGCAAAGTACTCGCTCGGATTTCCACTCTCGGTGAGCGACGCCGTGTTTTGTAGCCGCCCGTTTACCGCAGCAAGACCGCAGGTGGCCGAGAAGTACTCGTCGCTACGAAGCTCACTGATCGAGAAGACAATTGTCGAGCTCATTGACTTCGGCGAGGAACAGCTCGCAAGATCGCTACTGCTCCGCAGCACCGACACGCAAGTGCTGTTGAGCCCAACGCTCCGCGCCGCTGTCATCGGGGCACTTGTCGGCCCCGAAGCGGGCCTCTCCCACATTGGGCCGCCGCCAGAGCACGATTCAAACGCCTTTGTCGGCTGGCTGGGCGTGCACTCGAGGCTGAGCGAGCTCGCCCTCACCCCGTCGGCACCTGAAGACATCTTCCCAGCTGACCGAGCAGAACATGATCTCGAACGGGTCGTGTGGCTCTTCAACCGCTCAGCAATGCTCACCTCCGAACAAGTCGCGTTCCTTGAGCAATGTGGCCGCAGCCACGCTGACACGACCACGGGGATGCTTGCAGACACACTTGTGAATCTCGACGCAGCTACAAAAGGGGAGCTCTCCCCCGGTTCGTGGATCGAGCGCGCGGGCCCCGTCCCTCGCACATCGTCACAAACGCTCACCGAACTCCCGCATACATCTGGAATGGTGCTGCTTTCCCAGGCGCTCACCTGTTTTGTGCTCGGCAAAGGACCCGTGTTCGCTCCCGAGTTCGTCGACATTGCCCGCCGAAGCCCACTCTATGAATTCCACGCACGATGGCTTCGCCACTACGAAGCGTCGGCTACGGCGCTCGCCTGCGGAGACCTCATCCGGGCACACCGCGAATGGGGACTCCTGATTGGCACCGCCCCTCACCTCATCCCGTTGCGAGTCGAGGCGCAGCTGAACTCGATCCATTCGGGTCTTGGTCACGCCGCTTCGCCTGTCGCAGCCCTCGACACACCCGACGTGGCGGCTAATGATTCAGAAGCACAGCTGAGGCTCTTCATGTATTTTGCGGGCAAGCACGCAACTCTTGCGCAGCATCACTCGATCCCGTTGGCCGGCGACCGAACCGCACCACTCATGTCTCTCATGCGCGCACATCTCACCGCTGCCGCAGCCGAGAATCCCCGCGAGTTGGCCCGTATCGCGGAGGTGTTGCGGCAGCGTCGAGCATGGGCCCCAGCCCTCTACGCTTTGGGCCAAGCGCGGGAGATTTTCCTAAGCCGGAGATCTGGCGTTGCCGCAACCGAGTGCGCAGAACAAATTGATGAGCTGGAGCGGGAGATTGCGCACACCGTGCCAAGCTACCTGCGACGTAGCACCCTCACAAGCGACTATTTGCACCTCACCGCGCGCGAGCGTGAGGTTGCGGCGCTCGCCGCTGAGGGACTCGCGAACAAAGCGATTGCGGCCCGGCTGCACTGCAGCATTCGTACCGTGGAGTCACATATTGCCCAGGCACGCGCGAAGCTCGGGGCTGCGTCGAGAAAAGACCTCGCGAACTATCGGTCGCTGTTCGAAGCCTAA
- a CDS encoding amino acid permease — MRANYDKPVSPATSVAQVVPGKGTAKSKKLASRHITMITLGGIIGASLFVGSGNVIRSVGPAALVSYLIGGVLVFLAMRMLGEMAAARPTTGSFMEYARVGLGDWAAYFVGWLYWYFWVGVIAFEAVVSGAILHSWMPGIPEWVFSITMMLIFTVTNVVSVRSFGEVEFWLASIKVVAIVVFLGVGVLFAFGLWPGGSFSLPNLWEHGGFAPNGIWPVIAGVAIVIFSYFGTEIAVMAAAESENPAKGVRQATTTVVWRILLFFVGAVFLIVVIVPWNELPDPQVEGPFVHVFTLYGIPAAGAIMSAVTLTAVCSVLNSGLYSAARMFAALAEQGYAPAIVAKRSRNGVPIAAVIASTLGGYAAVIVNFAAPESGIFDFIMNSAGLVALFVYAFIAATQIRMRQRMSKEEVAGLELKMWLHPWLGILVILAVIGIVVIMVVSGDGTRTQVWTSLVSVAVLAVFWPAVRRRLARVRAAKANEQEAESVE; from the coding sequence ATGCGAGCGAATTACGACAAGCCGGTTTCACCAGCGACCTCAGTAGCACAGGTGGTGCCTGGCAAGGGCACCGCTAAGTCCAAGAAGCTGGCTTCGCGCCACATTACGATGATCACGCTTGGCGGAATCATCGGCGCGAGCTTGTTCGTCGGCTCGGGCAACGTCATCCGATCGGTGGGCCCTGCGGCACTCGTCTCCTACCTTATCGGCGGGGTGCTTGTCTTCTTAGCGATGCGCATGCTCGGCGAGATGGCGGCGGCGCGCCCAACCACAGGGTCTTTCATGGAGTACGCCAGGGTTGGCCTCGGCGACTGGGCGGCCTACTTCGTCGGCTGGCTGTACTGGTACTTCTGGGTCGGCGTCATCGCGTTCGAAGCGGTTGTGAGCGGGGCGATCCTCCATAGCTGGATGCCCGGAATTCCCGAGTGGGTGTTCTCGATCACGATGATGCTCATCTTCACGGTGACAAACGTTGTCTCCGTTCGATCGTTCGGCGAGGTGGAGTTCTGGCTTGCGAGCATCAAGGTCGTCGCAATCGTCGTCTTCCTTGGAGTCGGCGTACTCTTCGCCTTTGGGCTCTGGCCTGGTGGGTCTTTTTCGCTGCCGAACCTGTGGGAGCACGGTGGCTTTGCGCCGAACGGAATCTGGCCAGTCATCGCTGGCGTCGCGATCGTGATCTTCTCGTACTTCGGCACTGAGATCGCTGTGATGGCGGCAGCTGAATCAGAGAACCCAGCGAAGGGCGTGCGGCAAGCAACGACGACTGTCGTGTGGCGAATTCTGCTGTTTTTTGTCGGCGCGGTGTTCCTAATCGTCGTCATCGTCCCGTGGAACGAGTTGCCCGACCCGCAGGTCGAAGGCCCCTTCGTGCACGTCTTCACCCTCTACGGCATCCCGGCTGCTGGCGCGATCATGAGCGCAGTCACACTAACGGCTGTCTGCTCGGTGCTGAATTCGGGCCTCTACTCGGCAGCGCGCATGTTTGCAGCGCTCGCAGAGCAGGGCTATGCACCTGCGATTGTTGCAAAGCGCTCGCGCAATGGCGTGCCGATCGCAGCAGTCATCGCGTCGACGCTCGGAGGCTATGCGGCGGTCATCGTGAACTTCGCCGCACCCGAGTCTGGCATTTTCGACTTCATCATGAACTCGGCCGGTCTGGTTGCACTGTTCGTGTATGCCTTCATCGCGGCGACTCAGATTCGCATGCGGCAGCGAATGTCAAAAGAGGAGGTCGCGGGCCTAGAACTGAAAATGTGGCTTCACCCGTGGCTGGGGATCCTCGTCATCCTTGCCGTAATCGGCATTGTCGTCATCATGGTCGTGAGTGGCGACGGTACCCGAACGCAGGTCTGGACAAGCCTCGTATCGGTCGCGGTACTCGCGGTGTTCTGGCCGGCAGTGCGCCGGCGTCTCGCTCGCGTCCGTGCAGCAAAGGCAAACGAGCAGGAAGCTGAGAGCGTGGAGTAG
- a CDS encoding DUF6138 family protein: MAPRGGWCSAGGHGFETDGEKILGSAVLEYALGLVPADEFDATAARAFAERMRRIFGWHDITFALTQWVEQRLCAPYFEDRGNDWSPDWQLRDDVDVSHLPESFFEFACYVAVGELKHGPSYASVSANRIFDWVTKLGSSLPARLKKEGTGQLPKELAAFLGTGEAEGVTAKANDALATIKIAVKHENAASYAAVLGYLTRLLDTTDFPRSYALEFRGPTKQYLPVNKLPRKSVNQLFACAVGYPELWPAIAAYARAAMSEYDWYTNLEGENCAMPGTLAVFALGIAEAATGGTEFTPLVLDYLGEVDGEHQSLDGHFLAGYIEAHGFDETGVDYLLACAGNIQELQHRKIYPALVANERSLTALLTLRGVGVASGPSGVPALAATLRGEPSDDYAWRHALCAIWGSAAETRGADGRAGAKIIEGAEPGLRASYEAIFA, translated from the coding sequence ATGGCACCGCGAGGCGGGTGGTGCTCAGCAGGGGGGCACGGGTTCGAAACTGACGGCGAGAAGATCCTTGGCAGCGCGGTGCTTGAGTACGCGCTCGGTCTCGTACCCGCCGACGAGTTTGATGCGACCGCTGCGAGGGCCTTCGCTGAGCGCATGCGGAGAATCTTCGGATGGCACGACATCACCTTCGCACTGACCCAGTGGGTTGAACAGCGGCTCTGTGCGCCCTACTTCGAGGATCGTGGCAACGACTGGAGCCCTGACTGGCAGCTGCGCGACGACGTCGATGTGAGTCACCTGCCAGAGTCGTTCTTCGAGTTCGCATGCTACGTCGCTGTTGGTGAACTGAAGCACGGCCCGAGCTACGCGTCTGTGAGTGCGAACCGCATCTTCGATTGGGTGACAAAGCTCGGCAGCAGCCTGCCCGCACGCTTGAAGAAGGAGGGCACAGGCCAACTGCCGAAGGAGCTCGCCGCGTTCCTCGGGACTGGCGAAGCCGAGGGCGTCACCGCGAAGGCGAACGATGCACTCGCGACTATCAAGATCGCCGTGAAACATGAGAACGCTGCAAGTTACGCGGCGGTGCTCGGCTACCTCACGAGGCTCCTCGACACGACGGACTTCCCACGCTCCTACGCTCTCGAGTTCCGCGGACCGACAAAGCAATACCTGCCGGTGAACAAGCTGCCGAGAAAGTCAGTGAACCAGCTGTTCGCCTGCGCCGTCGGCTACCCCGAACTCTGGCCAGCGATTGCGGCCTACGCGCGGGCTGCGATGAGTGAGTACGACTGGTACACGAACCTCGAGGGCGAGAATTGCGCGATGCCGGGAACGCTCGCTGTGTTCGCGCTCGGGATCGCCGAGGCCGCAACTGGCGGTACTGAATTCACGCCGCTCGTGCTCGACTACCTTGGCGAGGTCGACGGTGAGCACCAGTCGCTTGACGGGCACTTTCTGGCCGGGTACATCGAGGCACACGGCTTCGACGAAACCGGGGTCGACTATCTACTCGCCTGCGCCGGGAACATCCAAGAGCTGCAGCACCGCAAGATCTACCCAGCGCTTGTCGCGAATGAGCGCAGCCTGACCGCGCTTCTCACCCTCCGCGGAGTTGGCGTGGCGAGTGGCCCGAGTGGCGTCCCGGCGCTCGCCGCGACCCTGCGGGGCGAGCCATCGGATGACTATGCGTGGCGCCACGCGCTCTGTGCCATATGGGGCAGCGCAGCTGAGACGAGGGGAGCCGACGGCCGCGCCGGCGCAAAAATCATTGAGGGTGCTGAGCCGGGGCTTCGTGCGTCCTACGAGGCGATTTTCGCCTAG
- a CDS encoding ester cyclase, whose protein sequence is MSRSTAETVRGFLTEVRSGASPERAAHYMATTVLAHQVRAGARTTLERGAANYTEHVEEMLEMFGPFELVVDELLVDGDRAYARWIQRGHHVGDIDGHAPTGRPIETIGSAVYRVEGGYIVEYWIQQDAAGLAAQLAAAGA, encoded by the coding sequence ATGAGTCGCAGCACCGCAGAGACTGTCCGAGGGTTCCTCACCGAGGTGCGTAGCGGGGCGTCACCCGAACGCGCCGCGCACTACATGGCAACTACCGTGCTCGCCCATCAGGTGCGCGCCGGGGCGCGCACGACGCTTGAGCGCGGCGCCGCCAACTACACCGAGCACGTCGAAGAAATGCTCGAGATGTTTGGCCCATTCGAACTCGTCGTCGACGAACTGCTTGTCGACGGCGACCGCGCCTACGCAAGGTGGATCCAACGGGGCCATCACGTTGGCGACATCGACGGCCACGCGCCGACAGGCAGGCCGATCGAGACTATCGGGAGCGCCGTGTATCGCGTCGAGGGCGGCTACATCGTCGAGTACTGGATTCAACAGGACGCCGCGGGGCTCGCCGCCCAGCTTGCAGCTGCCGGGGCCTAA
- a CDS encoding FBP domain-containing protein has protein sequence MQPLTESFIRSSFVNASRRETKELSLPAGFETLTDADWAELDFYGWRDPKYVRRAYAVLPTFGGDPVGVTFTQAEATPRSRAMCNWCQDVRLPNEVVFWAAKRAGEAGRKGSTVGILLCREFQCSRNVRNDPPPAYEGFDVARARAQRIDTLRLKVAGFADMLVAGR, from the coding sequence ATGCAACCCCTCACAGAATCATTCATTCGTTCATCGTTCGTCAACGCGTCGCGCAGAGAGACGAAGGAACTCTCATTGCCGGCGGGTTTCGAAACGCTGACGGACGCCGACTGGGCCGAGCTCGACTTCTACGGCTGGCGCGACCCGAAGTATGTGCGCCGCGCCTACGCAGTGCTGCCGACATTCGGCGGGGACCCTGTTGGCGTGACCTTCACCCAGGCAGAGGCGACACCGCGCTCGCGGGCCATGTGCAACTGGTGCCAAGACGTTCGGCTACCGAACGAAGTCGTGTTCTGGGCCGCGAAGCGAGCGGGCGAGGCCGGCCGAAAGGGCAGCACTGTGGGAATCCTGCTGTGCCGAGAGTTCCAATGCTCCCGAAACGTGCGCAACGATCCGCCGCCCGCATACGAGGGCTTTGACGTCGCTAGGGCTCGGGCGCAGCGCATCGACACGCTGCGGTTGAAGGTCGCGGGCTTCGCCGACATGCTCGTGGCGGGCAGGTAG
- a CDS encoding DUF6389 family protein, with protein MDQRDYETALYPLLEVRSDTVRARLERFASAATSSAGDGAGGTASADAIVINVFVDQDGEGPFDVWARFEGRDGFALDRRFDDERQLFGVLWGELGWEPEVPGRPAGWSRDDLEDALVAAVATWLRPLLPAQDDGLIWRIESPDGAVVADNI; from the coding sequence ATGGACCAGCGCGACTACGAGACTGCTCTGTACCCGCTGCTCGAAGTACGCTCTGACACTGTGAGAGCAAGGCTCGAACGCTTCGCCAGCGCCGCAACCTCCTCAGCAGGTGACGGCGCAGGCGGAACGGCCAGCGCCGATGCAATCGTCATTAATGTCTTCGTCGATCAAGACGGCGAAGGGCCCTTTGACGTGTGGGCACGCTTCGAGGGGCGCGACGGGTTCGCTCTCGATCGCCGCTTCGACGACGAACGCCAGCTGTTTGGAGTCCTCTGGGGAGAACTTGGCTGGGAGCCCGAGGTGCCAGGCCGACCAGCCGGGTGGTCGCGCGATGACCTCGAAGATGCACTGGTAGCGGCCGTAGCCACCTGGCTGCGGCCGCTCCTCCCCGCTCAGGACGACGGCCTGATCTGGCGTATCGAATCACCCGACGGCGCAGTTGTCGCGGACAATATTTGA
- a CDS encoding tRNA (cytidine(34)-2'-O)-methyltransferase: MTRILFFEPRIAGNTGNTIRLAAGTGAELHIVNPLFDFEDSKLKRAGLDYHDLAVVHLHDSFEAALEALAPARVFAFTARTTRPYTDVAYEPTDVLLFGPEPTGLPQEILDHPAITDRLRIPMLPGPRSMNLANCAAIASYEAWRQQGFAGAA; the protein is encoded by the coding sequence GTGACTCGTATCCTCTTCTTTGAGCCCCGCATTGCTGGCAACACCGGCAACACGATTCGCCTCGCGGCAGGCACTGGGGCTGAGCTCCACATCGTGAACCCGCTCTTTGATTTCGAGGATTCGAAACTGAAGCGCGCAGGGCTCGACTACCACGATCTCGCCGTCGTTCACCTGCACGATTCGTTCGAGGCAGCGCTTGAAGCGCTCGCGCCCGCACGGGTCTTCGCGTTCACAGCTCGAACAACTCGGCCGTACACTGACGTTGCGTATGAGCCGACCGACGTGCTGCTCTTCGGGCCAGAACCCACCGGGCTGCCCCAGGAAATCCTGGACCACCCGGCGATTACTGACCGCCTCCGGATTCCGATGCTCCCTGGCCCGCGCTCGATGAACCTCGCAAACTGTGCGGCCATCGCGAGCTACGAGGCGTGGCGCCAGCAGGGTTTCGCAGGGGCGGCGTAG